The following proteins come from a genomic window of Anopheles ziemanni chromosome 3, idAnoZiCoDA_A2_x.2, whole genome shotgun sequence:
- the LOC131290081 gene encoding stalled ribosome sensor GCN1: MADADLAKALKDLPNRVLNVPVEERPELFRNVIDVLPNPGINATIVRGICKVIGTTLTKYKDPESQALVRELLVAVLKQHPDLTYEHFNAVLKALLTKDLAAAPPIKGAQAAVLALGWANLIASNADHESAVGKKEFPKLLEIQAGLYQLSLTSGIQKISDKAFSFLREFFSRDEEQAQRYFDKLLTLEPSAGVIVMLCAILRFSQQEYDSVALLDQNKAKLLDHMVKGLITVKTKPHASDIGACSVLLKALTKDEFRTIIVPTLQRSMLRSAEVILRAVGAIVNELELDISDHAHELGKPLVQNLASKEETVRLEAVESLKQVALKCSTTSAIEALLKEVFAVLNGSGGKITVAELRINLLQGAGNLSYNNIPSKQIQTILPATCEYFTKVLESEIQEKVICHALEMFGLWTVNYQGEIPPKVVQLFKKGLDAKAQPIRTSYLQWFLSCLRHGKLPSGNDFSTTLSKIVEKAAQNPAQTPLVTEGVGAACILLLTNPAVTEKLKDFWNIVLDMGKQIFLGEKFLAATNVETLCYVMVICEQLLLNHRDELKGGGAEPLFRAAIVCMMSAHAKVRRYCLPLVRKMVNSSDGVTLANSLLNELTRYVETAKIAGEGEPQEDGVTPGQGLIDTIWAICSVENFTNADAQSLALSAMLCTHHPAAVSISSNLWENILVQYKLNGKQFIALNTAQIEETFFSSYKATAMYENTLGTLSRLSPDLILPVLVKNVADQLNNSRMSNVTDEEYFTYLTPDGELYDKSVIPSSDEQIQTAHMKRENKAYSYKEQLEELQLRRELEEKRRKEGKWKPPQLTPKQKEVIEKQREKENAIKVRLRALNDSITTLVSQIEGAAKGTPKELSMFFPTLLPAILRVFSSPLAAPAMVKLYLRLKDTCFTGDRVELGRDISIATIRLSKPHCDLEESWCTANLVELVSDILVTLYDETIDMFNVHREEDGAKGYLLNAPSFSYTFEFLKRAITLPEAQQDESLVINGVQIIAYHAQLKGDTVDGKDFEDLYHPLYMPRLEMIKLLLRLTQSHRGRVQTQAVAALLDVAESSSGREYAARADQREIECLLMALQDELDAVRDVALRALAIMIDVLPSIADDYELGLRLTRRLWVAKHDLSQDTRQLAENLWREGHYELPIVMGDELMKDIIHPEPCIQKAAAAALVTILTEDSSTIESVLEQLLEIYREKLVMIPAKLDQFDREIEPAIDPWGPRRGVAITLSNIAPFLTPELVKSLMQFMVRHGLRDREEIVHKEMLAASLAIVEHHGKDSVAYLLPTFEHFLDKAPSHSAYDNIRQAVVILMGSLARHLDREDERIMPIIERLLAALATPSQQVQEAVANCIPHLIPAAKDQAPAMVKKLMQQLVKSEKYGVRRGAAYGIAGIVKGLGILSLKQLDIMSKLTLHIQDKKNYKCREGALFAFEMLCSTLGRLFEPYIVHVLPHLLQCFGDSSSYVREAADECAKTVMAKLSAHGVKLVLPSLLNALDEDSWRTKTASVELLGAMAFCAPKQLSSCLPSIVPKLMEVLGDSHIRVQEAGGDALRVIGSVIKNPEIQAIVPELLKALEDPSGRTSASLQSLLQTKFVHFIDAPSLALIMPVVQRAFMDRSTETRKMAAQIIGNMYSLTDQKDLTPYLPNIIPGLKTSLLDPVPEVRAVSARALGAMVRGMGESSFEDLLPWLMQTLTSESSSVDRSGAAQGLSEVVGGLGVEKLHKLMPEIIATAERTDIAPHVKDGYIMMFIYMPSAFPNDFTPYIGQIINPILKALADENEYVRDTALKAGQRIVNLYAESAIALLLPELEKGLFDDNWRIRYSSVQLLGDLLYKISGVSGKMTTQTASEDDNFGTEQSHKAIIRSLGGDRRNRVLAGLYMGRSDVSLMVRQAALHVWKVVVTNTPRTLREILPTLFSLLLGCLASTSYDKRQVAARTLGDLVRKLGERVLPEIIPILERGLNSDQADQRQGVCIGLSEIMASTSRDMVLTFVNSLVPTVRKALADPLPEVRQAAAKTFDSLHTTVGSRALEDILPSMLESLSDPDPDVAEWTLDGLRQVMAIKSRVVLPYLIPQLTATPVNTKALSILASVAGEALTKYLPKILPALLSALAAAQGTPEEVQELEYCQAVILSVSDEVGIRTIMDTVMESTKSDIPDTRKAAATLLCAFCTHSPGDYSQYVPQLLRGLLRLLADSDRDVLQRSWDALSAVTKTLDSTQQIAHVTDVRQAVKFASSDLPKGGELPGFCLPKGITPLLPVFREAILNGLPEEKENAAQGLGEVIQLTSPASLQPSVVHITGPLIRILGDRFNAGVKAAVLETLAILLHKVGIMLKQFLPQLQTTFLKALHDPSRVVRIKAGHALAELILIHTRPDPLFVELHNGIKNADDASVRETMLQALRGLLTLAGDKMTEPLRKQIYTTLSGMLDHPEDISRAAAAGCFGALARWLAPDQLEDALVTHMLNEDYGDDAQLRHGRTAALMVALKEDPANVLVPKHEPKICKVITGAIVSDKIAVAQNGVRAAGYLLQYGMVADGGGTTTVKLATGVIAPFVKSMNHSSNEVKQLLAKTCIYLARVVPPERTAPEYLKLAIPSLVNGTKEKNGYVRSNSEIALVHVLRLRDGEDFYQRCVTLLEPGARDSLNEVVSKVLRKVALQAVGKEEDLDDTILS; this comes from the exons ATGGCTGATGCCGAT CTTGCTAAGGCACTGAAAGATTTACCCAACCGGGTGCTAAATGTGCCCGTCGAGGAACGTCCAGAGTTGTTTCGCAATGTGATCGACGTTTTACCAAATCCGG GAATAAACGCCACGATTGTACGAGGAATCTGTAAAGTGATTGGAACAACCCTTACCAAATACAAGGACCCAGAATCACAGGCGCTCGTGCGGGAGCTGCTAGTGGCGGTGCTGAAGCAGCATCCCGATCTGACCTATGAGCACTTCAATGCCGTACTGAAAGCACTGCTCACGAAGGACCTCGCCGCGGCTCCACCGATCAAAGGTGCCCAGGCGGCCGTCTTGGCGCTGGGATGGGCAAATCTGATCGCTTCCAACGCTGACCACGAGTCGGCCGTTGGTAAGAAAGAGTTTCCCAAGCTGCTCGAAATCCAAGCCGGCCTCTACCAGCTCTCGCTCACCTCGGGCATACAGAAGATATCGGACAAGGCGTTCAGCTTTCTGCGCGAGTTTTTCTCACGCGACGAAGAACAGGCCCAGCGTTACTTTGACAAGCTGCTTACGCTCGAACCGTCGGCCGGCGTTATTGTGATGCTGTGTGCCATTTTGCGCTTTTCACAGCAGGAGTACGATTCGGTAGCGCTGCTCGATCAGAACAAGGCCAAACTGCTGGACCACATGGTGAAGGGACTGATAACGGTAAAGACAAAACCACACGCGAGCGACATTGGGGCGTGCTCGGTACTGCTGAAGGCGCTAACGAAGGATGAGTTCCGGACGATCATCGTGCCCACCTTGCAGCGGTCGATGCTGCGATCGGCGGAAGTGATTCTGCGCGCCGTCGGTGCAATAGTGAACGAACTGGAGCTCGACATCAGCGATCATGCGCACGAGCTCGGTAAACCGCTCGTGCAGAATCTGGCCTCGAAGGAGGAAACGGTACGCCTCGAAGCGGTGGAATCGTTGAAACAGGTCGCTCTCAAGTGTAGCACCACAAGCGCAATCGAAGCGCTGCTCAAGGAAGTGTTTGCGGTGCTGAATGGTTCCGGTGGGAAGATTACCGTGGCCGAGCTAAGGATAAACCTGTTGCAA GGCGCCGGTAATTTGAGTTACAACAACATCCCATCGAAGCAAATTCAGACTATCCTCCCGGCGACCTGTGAATACTTCACCAAGGTGCTGGAATCGGAAATCCAGGAGAAAGTCATCTGCCATGCGCTGGAAATGTTTGGCCTCTGGACGGTAAACTACCAGGGTGAGATCCCGCCGAAAGTGGTGCAACTGTTCAAGAAGGGTCTCGATGCGAAGGCACAACCCATCCGCACGAGCTACCTCCAGTGGTTCCTTTCCTGCCTTCGCCATGGCAAGCTCCCGAGTGGGAACGATTTCAGCACGACGCTTTCGAAAATCGTCGAAAAGGCCGCCCAAAACCCGGCCCAAACGCCGCTCGTTACGGAAGGCGTCGGAGCGGCCTGCATCCTGCTGCTAACGAATCCCGCCGTCACCGAGAAGCTGAAAGACTTCTGGAACATCGTTCTCGACATGGGCAAGCAGATATTCCTCGGCGAGAAGTTTCTCGCGGCCACAAACGTCGAAACGCTCTGCTACGTGATGGTGATATGCGAGCAGCTGCTTCTAAACCACCGGGATGAGCTGAAGGGCGGTGGTGCGGAACCGTTGTTCCGGGCAGCGATCGTATGCATGATGTCGGCCCATGCGAAGGTGCGCCGTTATTGCCTACCGCTGGTACGGAAGATGGTGAACAGCTCCGACGGGGTCACGTTGGCGAACAGTTTACTCAACGAACTGACCCGCTACGTGGAGACGGCAAAGATTGCCGGCGAAGGCGAACCGCAGGAGGACGGTGTTACTCCAGGCCAGGGCCTTATCGATACCATATGGGCCATTTGCAGCGTAGAAAACTTCACCAATGCCGACGCTCAGTCGCTCGCACTCAGCGCGATGCTGTGCACGCATCATCCGGCGGCCGTGTCGATCAGCTCGAACCTCTGGGAGAATATTTTGGTGCAATACAAACTAAACGGCAAGCAGTTTATCGCCCTCAATACGGCCCAGATCGAAGAAACGTTCTTCAGCTCGTACAAAGCGACGGCCATGTATGAGAATACGCTCGGGACACTGTCGCGTCTCAGTCCGGATCTTATCCTGCCAGTGTTGGTGAAAAACGTGGCCGATCAGCTGAACAATTCGCGCATGTCAAACGTCACGGACGAGGAGTACTTTACCTACCTGACACCGGACGGTGAGCTGTACGATAAGAGCGTCATTCCGAGTTCGGACGAGCAGATCCAAACGGCACACATGAAGCGAGAGAACAAGGCTTATAG CTACAAAGAACAACTGGAAGAGCTACAGTTGCGCCGCGAGTTGGAAGAGAAGCGGCGCAAGGAAGGTAAATGGAAGCCACCGCAGCTGACACCGAAGCAGAAGGAGGTGATCGAGAAGCAGCGCGAAAAGGAGAACGCTATCAAGGTGCGGCTGCGGGCACTGAACGATTCCATCACGACACTCGTGTCCCAGATCGAGGGCGCCGCCAAGGGTACCCCGAAGGAACTGTCGATGTTTTTCCCCACGCTACTACCGGCCATTCTGCGCGTGTTTTCGTCTCCCCTCGCGGCGCCGGCCATGGTGAAGCTGTATCTCCGGCTCAAGGACACCTGCTTTACCGGCGATCGGGTGGAGCTGGGGCGGGATATTTCGATTGCGACAATACGGCTCAGTAAACCACATTGCGATCTGGAGGAGAGCTGGTGCACGGCCAACCTGGTCGAGCTGGTGAGCGACATTCTCGTGACGCTGTACGATGAAACGATCGATATGTTCAACGTGCACCGGGAGGAGGACGGTGCCAAGGGGTACCTGCTGAACGCGCCCTCCTTCAGCTACACGTTCGAGTTCCTCAAGCGGGCCATCACGCTGCCGGAGGCGCAACAGGATGAAAGTTTGGTGATCAATGGCGTGCAGATTATCGCGTATCACGCGCAGCTCAAGGGTGACACGGTCGATGGGAAGGACTTCGAGGACCTGTACCATCCGCTGTACATGCCGCGGCTGGAGATGATAAAGCTACTGTTGCGGCTTACCCAGAGCCACCGCGGGCGGGTGCAAACGCAGGCCGTCGCCGCGCTGCTCGACGTGGCGGAGAGTAGCTCCGGCAGGGAGTACGCGGCTCGGGCGGATCAGCGAGAAATCGAATGCCTGCTGATGGCACTGCAGGACGAGCTGGATGCGGTACGCGATGTGGCCCTTCGGGCACTCGCCATCATGATCGACGTGCTGCCCTCGATCGCGGACGACTACGAGCTGGGGCTGCGGTTAACTCGCCGCCTGTGGGTGGCCAAGCACGACCTTTCGCAGGACACGCGCCAGCTGGCGGAGAACCTGTGGCGCGAGGGCCACTACGAACTGCCGATCGTGATGGGGGACGAGCTGATGAAGGACATTATCCATCCGGAACCGTGCATCCAGAaggcggccgccgccgccctGGTGACCATCCTTACGGAAGACTCGTCGACGATCGAGTCGGTGCTCGAGCAGCTGCTGGAGATCTACCGTGAAAAGCTCGTCATGATTCCGGCCAAGCTGGATCAGTTCGATCGGGAGATAGAGCCGGCCATCGACCCGTGGGGACCGCGGCGCGGGGTCGCCATTACGCTCAGCAACATTGCGCCCTTCCTAACGCCCGAGCTCGTGAAGAGCCTAATGCAGTTCATGGTTCGCCACGGGTTGCGCGATCGCGAGGAGATCGTACACAAGGAGATGCTGGCGGCGTCGCTGGCGATCGTGGAGCACCACGGTAAGGACAGCGTTGCCTACCTGCTGCCAACGTTCGAGCACTTCCTCGACAAAGCACCGAGCCACAGCGCGTACGATAACATCCGCCAGGCGGTGGTCATTCTGATGGGCTCGCTGGCGCGCCATCTAGATCGGGAAGACGAACGCATCATGCCGATCATCGAGCGGTTGCTGGCCGCCCTTGCGACACCGTCGCAGCAGGTCCAGGAGGCGGTCGCCAACTGCATCCCGCATCTGATCCCCGCCGCCAAAGATCAGGCGCCCGCCATGGTGAAGAAGCTGATGCAGCAGCTGGTGAAGTCGGAAAAGTATGGCGTACGGCGGGGCGCTGCGTACGGCATTGCAGGAATCGTCAAGGGTCTGGGCATCCTTTCGCTCAAGCAGCTCGACATCATGAGCAAGCTGACGCTGCACATCCAGGACAAGAAGAACTACAAGTGCCGCGAGGGTGCGCTTTTTGCGTTCGAGATGTTGTGCAGCACGCTTGGCCGGCTGTTCGAGCCGTATATCGTGCATGTCCTGCCTCACCTGCTGCAGTGTTTCGGCGACTCGTCGTCGTACGTGCGTGAGGCGGCGGACGAGTGTGCCAAGACGGTCATGGCGAAGCTATCGGCACACGGTGTGAAGCTCGTGCTTCCCTCGCTGCTGAACGCGCTGGACGAGGACTCGTGGCGCACGAAGACGGCCTCGGTCGAGCTGCTCGGTGCGATGGCGTTCTGTGCCCCGAAGCAGCTCTCCTCCTGCCTTCCCAGCATCGTACCCAAGCTGATGGAGGTGCTCGGTGACTCGCACATCCGGGTGCAGGAGGCGGGCGGTGATGCGTTGCGTGTGATTGGGAGTGTCATCAAAAATCCCGAAATTCAAGCAATCGTACCGGAGCTGCTGAAAGCGCTCGAGGATCCGTCGGGTAGGACGTCGGCTAGCTTGCAGTCGCTGCTGCAGACAAAGTTCGTGCACTTCATCGATGCACCCTCGCTGGCGCTCATCATGCCGGTGGTGCAGCGCGCCTTTATGGATCGCTCGACCGAGACGCGCAAGATGGCGGCGCAGATCATCGGCAACATGTACTCGCTGACGGACCAGAAGGACCTAACGCCCTACCTGCCGAACATCATTCCCGGGCTCAAGACGTCGCTGCTCGATCCGGTGCCGGAGGTGCGTGCCGTGTCGGCCCGTGCCCTCGGGGCGATGGTGCGCGGGATGGGTGAGTCGTCGTTCGAAGACCTCCTACCGTGGTTGATGCAAACGCTCACGTCCGAGTCGAGCAGCGTCGATCGGTCCGGCGCGGCCCAGGGTCTCTCGGAGGTGGTCGGTGGGCTCGGCGTGGAGAAACTGCACAAGCTGATGCCGGAAATTATCGCCACGGCCGAGCGCACCGACATCGCGCCACACGTCAAGGATGGCTACATCATGATGTTCATCTACATGCCGTCGGCCTTCCCGAACGACTTTACGCCGTACATTGGGCAGATCATCAACCCGATCCTGAAGGCGCTCGCGGACGAGAACGAGTACGTGCGCGATACGGCGCTAAAGGCTGGCCAGCGAATCGTCAACCTGTACGCCGAGTCGGCGAtcgcgctgctgctgcccgaGCTGGAGAAGGGCTTGTTCGACGATAACTGGCGCATCCGGTACAGCTCGGTGCAGCTGCTCGGCGATCTGCTGTACAAGATTTCGGGCGTGTCGGGCAAGATGACGACGCAGACGGCCTCGGAGGACGACAACTTCGGTACGGAGCAGAGCCACAAGGCGATCATACGCAGTCTCGGAGGCGATCGGCGAAATCGGGTGCTGGCCGGGTTGTATATGGGCCGCAGCGACGTCTCGCTCATGGTACGCCAGGCCGCCCTGCACGTGTGGAAGGTGGTTGTCACCAACACACCGCGTACGTTGCGTGAAATCCTGCCGACACTGTTCTCCCTGCTGCTCGGTTGTTTGGCCAGCACGAGCTACGACAAGCGACAGGTGGCAGCCCGCACGCTCGGCGATCTGGTACGCAAGCTGGGTGAGCGTGTCCTGCCGGAAATCATTCCGATCCTCGAGCGTGGCCTCAACTCGGATCAGGCCGATCAGCGACAGGGCGTTTGCATTGGGCTGTCGGAGATTATGGCATCTACCTCGCGCGACATGGTGCTCACGTTCGTGAACAGCCTCGTGCCGACGGTACGCAAAGCGTTAGCCGATCCACTGCCCGAGGTGCGTCAGGCCGCAGCTAAAACTTTCGACTCACTGCACACGACGGTCGGATCGCGTGCCCTCGAGGACATTCTTCCTTCGATGCTGGAAAGCCTCTCCGATCCCGATCCGGATGTGGCCGAATGGACGCTGGATGGCTTGCGGCAGGTGATGGCCATCAAATCGCGTGTCGTCCTACCCTACCTGATTCCGCAGCTCACGGCCACCCCGGTCAACACGAAGGCACTCTCCATTCTCGCGTCGGTGGCGGGCGAGGCACTGACCAAGTACCTGCCGAAGATCCTGCCGGCCCTCCTATCCGCGCTGGCCGCCGCCCAAGGCACACCGGAGGAAGTGCAAGAGCTCGAGTACTGCCAGGCGGTTATTCTGTCCGTCAGCGACGAGGTCGGCATCCGGACGATCATGGACACGGTGATGGAGTCCACCAAATCGGACATACCGGACACGCGCAAAGCGGCCGCCACGCTACTGTGCGCGTTCTGTACGCACTCCCCGGGCGATTACTCGCAATACGTGCCGCAACTGTTGCGCGGATTGTTGCGCCTGCTGGCCGACAGCGATCGGGACGTGTTGCAGCGCTCGTGGGATGCCCTGTCGGCGGTGACGAAAACGCTCGACTCGACGCAACAGATCGCGCACGTAACGGACGTCCGGCAGGCGGTCAAGTTTGCCAGCAGCGACCTACCGAAGGGTGGCGAACTGCCCGGTTTCTGTCTGCCGAAGGGTATCACGCCACTCCTGCCCGTATTCCGTGAGGCGATCCTCAACGGGCTGCCCGAGGAGAAGGAGAACGCAGCGCAAGGTTTGGGTGAGGTGATTCAGCTGACCTCGCCGGCTTCGCTGCAACCCTCGGTGGTGCACATCACCGGCCCGCTGATCCGTATCCTGGGTGATCGGTTCAACGCCGGTGTGAAGGCAGCCGTCCTGGAAACACTCGCCATTCTCCTGCACAAGGTGGGCATCATGCTGAAGCAGTTCCTGCCCCAGCTGCAGACCACCTTCCTGAAGGCACTGCACGACCCGAGCCGGGTGGTGCGTATCAAGGCGGGCCACGCACTGGCCGAGCTCATCCTCATCCACACCCGCCCCGATCCGCTGTTCGTGGAGCTGCACAACGGCATCAAGAACGCGGACGATGCGAGCGTTCGCGAGACGATGCTGCAAGCGCTCCGTGGGCTGCTAACGCTGGCCGGCGATAAGATGACGGAACCACTGCGGAAACAGATCTACACCACACTGTCCGGCATGCTTGACCATCCGGAGGACATCTCGCGGGCTGCCGCGGCCGGATGCTTCGGTGCGCTCGCCCGCTGGCTCGCACCGGATCAGCTCGAGGACGCACTGGTGACGCACATGCTCAACGAAGACTATGGTGATGATGCACAGCTGCGCCATGGTCGCACGGCCGCCCTAATGGTAGCGCTGAAGGAGGATCCTGCCAACGTGCTGGTGCCGAAGCACGAACCGAAGATCTGCAAGGTAATCACCGGCGCGATCGTATCGGATAAGATCGCGGTGGCGCAGAACGGTGTGCGGGCAGCCGGTTACCTCCTGCAGTACGGTATGGTGGCCGACGGTGGCGGCACCACGACGGTCAAGCTGGCGACCGGTGTGATTGCACCGTTCGTGAAATCGATGAACCACAGCAGCAACGAGGTGAAGCAGCTGCTCGCCAAAACCTGCATCTATCTGGCGCGCGTCGTACCCCCCGAGCGTACCGCACCCGAGTACCTCAAGCTCGCCATTCCGAGCCTGGTCAACGGGACGAAGGAGAAGAACGGCTACGTCCGCTCGAACTCGGAGATCGCGCTAGTGCACGTGCTGCGGTTGCGCGACGGCGAGGACTTTTACCAGCGCTGCGTGACCCTACTCGAGCCGGGCGCCCGTGACTCGCTGAACGAGGTCGTCAGCAAGGTCCTCCGCAAGGTGGCCCTGCAGGCGGTGGGCAAAGAGGAGGACCTGGACGACACGATCCTCTCGTGA
- the LOC131286677 gene encoding fatty-acid amide hydrolase 2-B — MKLTGESTTMTSPLKALVEFLRLIYTKCYRKLVRECNQQMSYAIRRLLRAAMCVFSWFVMPYSQCVSGRIARRKLPPIEDPLLLLSATVLAERIRRREVRSEDVVRAYMNRCQQVNPLLNAIVEDRFAKALEEAREVDRQLDDGSAGTVEELVRDKPLLGLPVSIKESLAVEGMSNTAGRKLREKKVALEDAPVVRQIRRAGGIVLLVSNTPELCLCWETYNQCTGLTRNPHNLQRTAGGSSGGEAALIAAAGSLLGVTTDIAGSSRLPALFTGVFGHKPSPYVVSPYGHHPSCDDENWGSFFTPGAMCRYAEDLPLLLGAMRDPEGAPVTLDKPVQLTAIKSYYMENDGPSGLTRPIDPDIVRAIRDVAGHLGAQRVHLKRLRWTLDISMCKMLRMKNIETIYTPQPNGKPDTTIKREVLKYLLGFSTSDMPSVMIGPMQHIVNNYIPQSRLDFLDGQTEKLRKDFIDLLGTDGVFIYPGFPNTAHRHYRIFHKLVDTTYMMVFNTLGLPAASCMVGLDREKLPIGVQIVAAPGQDHLIFAVAKELERRFGGWVPPPSE, encoded by the exons ACAAATGAGTTACGCTATACGGAGGCTGCTGCGGGCAGCCATGTGCGTGTTTAGCTGGTTCGTCATGCCCTACTCGCAATGCGTCAGTGGTCGCATAGCGCGCCGAAAGCTGCCCCCGATCGAGGAcccactgttgctgctgtccgCCACCGTACTGGCCGAGCGAATTCGTCGCCGTGAGGTTCGCAGCGAGGATGTGGTGCGAGCCTACATGAATCGCTGCCAACAGGTGAACCCTCTGCTGAACGCCATCGTCGAGGATCGGTTCGCGAAGGCGCTCGAGGAGGCGCGGGAAGTCGATCGGCAGCTGGATGACGGTTCGGCTGGCACTGTGGAGGAGCTGGTGCGCGATAAACCCCTGCTCGGGTTGCCCGTCTCCATCAAGGAGAGTCTCGCCGTGGAGGGAATGAGCAATACGGCCGGTAGGAAGCTGCGCGAAAAGAAGGTCGCCCTGGAGGATGCACCCGTCGTGCGGCAGATCCGGCGCGCGGGAGGCATCGTGCTGTTGGTGAGCAACACGCCGGAGCTGTGCCTGTGCTGGGAGACGTACAACCAATGCACGGGGCTCACCCGGAATCCGCACAACTTGCAGCGAACTGCCGGCGGATCTTCCGGTGGCGAAGCGGCATTGATTGCGGCGGCCGGATCGCTGTTGGGTGTCACCACCGATATAGCCGGATCGTCGCGCTTGCCGGCCTTATTTACGGGCGTGTTCGGTCACAAACCGTCACCATACGTCGTGTCGCCGTACGGCCACCATCCGTCCTGTGACGACGAGAACTGGGGAAGCTTCTTTACCCCCGGTGCCATGTGTCGGTACGCCGAGGATCTACCGCTTCTGCTCGGTGCAATGCGTGACCCCGAGGGAGCACCGGTAACGCTGGACAAACCGGTCCAGCTGACCGCGATCAAGAGCTACTACATGGAGAACGATGGACCATCGGGACTGACGCGTCCCATCGATCCGGACATCGTACGTGCGATCCGGGACGTGGCCGGCCACCTCGGAGCCCAGCGAGTGCACCTGAAGCGTCTCCGCTGGACGCTGGACATTTCCATGTGCAAGATGTTGCGCATGAAAAACATCGAAACGATCTACACGCCGCAACCGAACGGAAAACCGGACACGACGATCAAGCGCGAGGTGCTCAAGTACCTGCTCGGGTTTTCCACGTCCGACATGCCCTCGGTGATGATCGGTCCGATGCAGCACATCGTGAACAACTACATTCCCCAGTCGCGGCTCGATTTTCTCGACGGTCAAACCGAAAAGCTGCGCAAGGACTTTATCGATCTGCTCGGCACGGACGGTGTGTTTATCTATCCCGGGTTTCCGAACACGGCCCACCGGCACTATCGCATCTTCCACAAGCTGGTCGACACGACGTACATGATGGTGTTTAACACGCTGGGGCTTCCGGCCGCTTCCTGCATGGTCGGTTTGGACCGGGAGAAACTTCCCATCGGAGTACAG ATTGTCGCCGCACCCGGCCAGGATCACCTAATCTTTGCCGTGGCCAAAGAGCTGGAACGACGCTTTGGTGGCTGGGTGCCGCCACCCTCGGAATAA